One genomic segment of Paenibacillus durus includes these proteins:
- a CDS encoding thiamine pyrophosphate-dependent dehydrogenase E1 component subunit alpha, with protein sequence MYRKMLRIRKFEKTASVFFAEGKIPGFVHLYIGEEAIAVGACANLRDDDFITSTHRGHGHIVAKGGNLKYMMAELFGKETGYCKGKGGSMHIADAELGILGANGIVGAGHLIATGSAWSAQYRGTDQVSICFFGDASTNQSTFHEAMNLASLWKLPVIFVCENNLYGISVSQARHQNIKDISQRAIGYGMPALSADGNDVLTVYEQVGEAVSRARAGEGPTLLEFKTYRQHGHFEGDPGAYRPKEEVEAWLQKDPLPRFESHLLGSGILTEEELEAVRSEVDEEIREALEFADASPYPTPESSVQDIYSDLIEEARIR encoded by the coding sequence ATGTACCGGAAAATGCTGAGAATTCGCAAGTTTGAAAAGACGGCTTCGGTGTTCTTCGCGGAAGGCAAGATTCCGGGCTTTGTGCATTTATATATCGGTGAAGAGGCCATTGCCGTTGGCGCTTGCGCAAACTTAAGGGACGACGATTTTATTACCAGCACTCACCGGGGGCATGGGCATATCGTCGCGAAGGGCGGCAATCTGAAGTACATGATGGCGGAATTGTTTGGCAAAGAAACGGGCTATTGTAAAGGAAAAGGCGGGTCCATGCACATTGCGGACGCGGAACTGGGCATCCTTGGCGCGAACGGCATCGTCGGGGCTGGACACCTGATTGCCACGGGATCGGCCTGGAGCGCGCAGTACAGAGGCACCGACCAGGTGAGCATATGCTTTTTTGGAGACGCTTCCACCAACCAAAGCACCTTCCACGAGGCAATGAATCTGGCCAGTCTGTGGAAGCTGCCGGTGATTTTCGTCTGCGAGAACAATCTGTACGGCATCTCCGTCAGCCAGGCAAGACATCAGAATATCAAGGACATTTCGCAGCGGGCGATCGGGTATGGCATGCCTGCGCTCTCGGCGGACGGCAACGATGTGCTGACGGTCTATGAGCAGGTGGGCGAAGCGGTGAGCCGGGCGCGTGCGGGCGAAGGACCAACGCTTCTGGAATTTAAAACGTACAGACAGCATGGCCATTTTGAAGGCGATCCGGGCGCTTACCGGCCGAAGGAGGAAGTAGAAGCCTGGCTGCAAAAAGACCCGCTTCCAAGATTCGAAAGCCATCTGCTGGGAAGCGGCATTCTGACGGAAGAGGAGCTTGAGGCGGTCCGCAGCGAGGTGGATGAGGAAATCCGGGAAGCGCTGGAGTTCGCCGACGCCAGCCCATATCCCACTCCGGAGTCTTCCGTGCAGGACATTTACTCCGATTTGATCGAGGAGGCGCGAATCAGATGA
- a CDS encoding transposase, with protein sequence MKPSFVSHTDYQQFVFDRLRQHYSNGAAVLVRNDWPVIWKCYISDLSHTTSFLCEGYSAKGPAPRDPASMLRSYLLFLLVRPEIGLTKWVDELYRVPLYAILSGFEPGDIPGVGTFYDFLSRFWAAEKSHLKPKVKPRRRKPKRGKKGEKAPTTSTGKVKRLVERILRNGMPKQHQPFDRLLAFFQSQIIAVSEKYGLLGNATALTIAGDGTPVVTSAYPRSKAVCDCHARGIAKCHHPRLYSQPDCDSGWDSARERYFNGYHLYMLTAANSPHDLPLYPKLQPASRHDALSFVVSTVEFSQRFTLGMVDKMLLDAAHDAGAIYDLLAHQNIQPFIDLNVRATKNLETHSDIRISPKGIPICLAGLEMKRNGFEPPRKRFKWICPLMTTRTKCACTTPCSSAKYGRSFHTACKDNPRLFPETPRDSEAWKIIYKRRTTVERSNKREKMDYKLESGRHRSTKMWYIRLYGIMICQHVDAWFAHRKADLEPLQTQWLQSAS encoded by the coding sequence ATGAAACCATCCTTCGTCAGCCATACAGACTACCAGCAGTTCGTGTTTGATCGGCTTCGTCAGCATTATTCCAACGGCGCAGCCGTTCTCGTTCGTAACGATTGGCCTGTCATTTGGAAATGTTACATCTCCGACCTTTCGCATACGACATCGTTTCTCTGCGAGGGGTATTCGGCCAAAGGTCCGGCTCCTCGCGATCCGGCTTCCATGCTGCGTTCGTATTTACTCTTTCTGCTTGTCAGACCTGAAATCGGCCTTACCAAATGGGTGGATGAGTTATACCGCGTTCCGCTCTACGCCATTCTTAGCGGATTTGAGCCCGGCGATATTCCCGGTGTCGGCACCTTTTACGACTTTCTCTCTCGCTTCTGGGCTGCGGAGAAGAGCCATCTAAAGCCTAAGGTCAAACCCAGACGCCGTAAACCCAAGAGGGGCAAGAAAGGAGAGAAAGCACCCACCACCTCAACCGGAAAAGTCAAACGGCTCGTCGAACGAATTTTAAGGAACGGTATGCCTAAGCAGCACCAGCCGTTTGACCGTCTGCTGGCATTTTTCCAATCCCAAATCATCGCTGTTTCCGAAAAGTACGGCTTACTGGGGAACGCCACGGCGCTGACCATTGCCGGAGACGGCACGCCAGTTGTTACCTCCGCCTATCCCCGCAGCAAAGCGGTGTGTGATTGTCATGCCCGCGGTATAGCGAAATGCCACCACCCTCGCCTGTATTCCCAACCCGATTGCGACTCGGGGTGGGACAGTGCACGAGAGAGATACTTCAATGGATACCACCTGTACATGCTGACTGCCGCTAACAGTCCGCATGATCTGCCGTTGTACCCTAAACTCCAGCCCGCCTCGCGACACGATGCGCTGAGCTTTGTCGTTAGTACCGTGGAATTTTCGCAACGTTTCACGTTGGGCATGGTTGATAAGATGCTGCTAGACGCTGCTCACGATGCTGGCGCCATCTACGATTTGCTAGCCCACCAGAACATTCAGCCTTTCATTGACCTCAATGTGCGGGCCACCAAAAATCTCGAAACCCACAGCGACATCCGCATCTCTCCTAAAGGTATTCCGATTTGCCTGGCAGGCCTTGAGATGAAACGCAATGGCTTTGAACCGCCCCGAAAACGATTCAAGTGGATCTGCCCGCTGATGACCACGCGCACCAAATGTGCTTGTACGACACCTTGTTCGTCAGCGAAGTATGGTCGTTCTTTTCATACGGCATGTAAAGACAATCCGCGTCTCTTCCCGGAAACGCCTCGCGATTCCGAGGCTTGGAAAATCATTTACAAACGCCGTACCACCGTAGAGCGTTCCAACAAACGGGAAAAGATGGATTACAAGCTCGAATCCGGACGCCACCGTTCCACTAAGATGTGGTACATCCGCCTCTATGGGATTATGATCTGCCAACACGTGGATGCCTGGTTCGCACATCGCAAAGCTGACCTGGAACCACTGCAAACCCAATGGCTTCAAAGCGCTTCGTAG
- a CDS encoding TetR/AcrR family transcriptional regulator gives MDKSARERFIEATTRLIEMHGYHGTGLNQIIKEGGAPRGSLYHHFPNGKEELVSAAIDHLGQGVADQTRKILDNSKSLSEGIYSIFLFLAKKFDDSDCLIAGSIASVALETSHISEQLRETCRRTYDSWRSAYEEMLLLNGFSASRAAQISTLITASIDGAIILCRINRSSEPLMQIAREIGIHLENTQLLE, from the coding sequence ATGGACAAATCCGCACGTGAACGTTTTATTGAAGCTACAACACGCTTAATTGAAATGCACGGCTATCATGGAACAGGACTAAATCAAATCATTAAGGAAGGAGGAGCCCCAAGAGGATCCCTTTATCACCATTTTCCTAATGGTAAAGAGGAACTTGTATCCGCTGCGATTGATCATCTCGGTCAGGGAGTTGCCGATCAAACACGAAAAATCCTTGATAATTCCAAATCTCTATCTGAGGGGATTTATTCCATATTTCTTTTTCTGGCCAAAAAATTTGACGATTCCGATTGCTTAATCGCAGGATCTATTGCATCAGTGGCATTGGAAACCTCCCATATCAGCGAACAATTGCGGGAAACCTGCAGAAGAACTTATGATTCATGGAGGTCCGCTTATGAGGAGATGTTGCTGCTGAACGGATTCTCCGCATCCCGTGCCGCTCAAATATCCACGTTGATTACAGCCTCTATCGATGGAGCGATTATATTGTGCCGCATCAACCGAAGTTCGGAACCGCTTATGCAAATTGCACGAGAAATAGGAATTCATCTCGAAAACACACAGTTGTTGGAGTAA
- a CDS encoding SDR family NAD(P)-dependent oxidoreductase: MNLELKEKVVVVTGASKGIGKATAKKFAAEEAHVIITYDKDQKTALRTAEEIQAQGYSCQAVRLNLGNSESIRNAVTFIGKEFGGIDVLVNNAVFWGSAEPKFEPFEHTLTDNWYSVIDLNLKGTYLVTKAVLPYMRNREWGRLVHVSSNLAEDGMPGGTSYTASKSALFGFSKSLSLELAAQSIFSNVVMPGFTLTESNSSVFPQDMLKKHAESIPAKRLGTPDDAANLIVYLGSKANSFVTGEAVRVTGGK, from the coding sequence ATGAATTTGGAATTGAAAGAGAAAGTTGTAGTGGTGACTGGAGCTTCCAAAGGAATCGGTAAAGCAACTGCGAAAAAATTTGCAGCAGAAGAGGCTCATGTTATCATCACTTACGATAAAGATCAGAAGACCGCATTACGAACCGCAGAAGAAATTCAGGCACAAGGATATTCCTGTCAAGCTGTCCGTTTGAATTTAGGAAATAGTGAAAGTATCCGGAACGCAGTAACATTTATTGGCAAAGAGTTTGGCGGAATCGACGTATTGGTAAATAACGCCGTTTTTTGGGGAAGTGCCGAGCCCAAATTCGAACCATTTGAGCATACTTTGACAGACAACTGGTACTCTGTTATTGATCTAAATTTGAAAGGAACCTACCTCGTTACTAAAGCAGTTCTTCCCTATATGAGAAACCGGGAATGGGGCAGACTTGTCCATGTGTCTTCTAATCTTGCAGAAGATGGCATGCCTGGCGGAACATCTTATACAGCAAGCAAATCCGCACTCTTTGGGTTTAGTAAATCATTATCGCTTGAATTGGCTGCACAGAGTATTTTCTCGAATGTGGTTATGCCCGGTTTTACTTTAACAGAATCGAATTCATCCGTTTTCCCGCAGGATATGTTGAAAAAACATGCTGAATCAATTCCTGCCAAAAGGTTAGGCACACCTGATGATGCTGCTAATCTCATTGTTTACCTTGGTTCGAAAGCCAACAGTTTTGTGACTGGAGAAGCTGTACGGGTAACTGGGGGGAAATGA
- a CDS encoding alpha/beta hydrolase — MERCLFIHGFTGGIFEIEPLSEYLKQQHYLTHTFTLQGHTGRRADMRRATREDWYRQAGSELEQLAEGGEGVHVIGFSMGALIASRLAVRYKSLVQSLTLLAAPVFPLNPGEIVKTLGNPAMLKNYLSKFGSTPVHANREFNRIVRESFDLFPQIEAPTLIVQGTRDHLVKTKSAAYLERHIGSPVKEVLLVERSGHMLCYCEEKDKVLDKVHRFIRSASTK; from the coding sequence ATGGAACGCTGTCTGTTCATCCACGGATTTACCGGGGGCATTTTTGAAATCGAGCCTCTGTCGGAATATTTGAAACAGCAACATTATCTAACCCATACGTTCACGCTGCAAGGACACACCGGCCGGAGGGCCGATATGCGGCGGGCCACCCGGGAAGATTGGTACCGGCAGGCCGGGAGCGAGCTGGAGCAGCTTGCGGAGGGTGGGGAGGGCGTGCATGTCATCGGCTTTTCGATGGGGGCGTTAATCGCTTCCCGTCTGGCCGTCCGCTACAAAAGCCTCGTCCAATCGCTGACCCTGCTCGCTGCACCGGTCTTCCCGCTGAATCCGGGGGAGATTGTGAAGACGCTGGGGAACCCTGCGATGCTGAAGAATTATTTGAGCAAGTTCGGCTCGACGCCGGTCCATGCCAACCGCGAATTTAACCGGATCGTCCGGGAGAGCTTTGACCTGTTCCCGCAGATCGAGGCGCCGACGCTCATTGTGCAGGGAACGAGAGACCACCTCGTCAAGACCAAGAGTGCGGCCTATTTGGAGCGGCATATCGGTTCTCCTGTCAAGGAAGTTCTGCTGGTCGAACGCAGCGGTCATATGCTGTGCTACTGCGAGGAGAAAGACAAGGTCCTGGATAAGGTTCATCGGTTCATCCGAAGCGCCTCAACCAAGTAA
- a CDS encoding response regulator, which yields MNGKVLILVVEDEAGISTYISTVLNSNDYAVLRTDKGEEAVSLAASHHPDLMLLDLGLPDIDGIEVLRRVRQWSSMPIVVVSARGHEREKVEALDLGADDYITKPFGTSELLARIRTAIRHNRQGEGSPDQEKISIGLMTIDYGKRTVTVNGREIHFTPIEYKIITLLARHAGKVLTHDFLIREIWGPYTNENQTLRVNMANIRRKIEANPAEPKYIVTEVGVGYRMKDGDHL from the coding sequence ATGAATGGAAAAGTCCTGATTCTGGTCGTCGAGGATGAGGCCGGAATCAGCACCTACATTTCGACCGTATTGAACTCGAATGATTATGCGGTGCTCCGGACGGACAAAGGGGAGGAAGCCGTCTCTTTGGCGGCTTCTCACCATCCCGACCTCATGCTGCTTGATCTCGGCTTGCCGGATATCGACGGCATCGAGGTGCTGCGGCGGGTGCGCCAGTGGAGCAGCATGCCCATCGTTGTCGTCTCGGCGCGCGGTCATGAGCGGGAGAAGGTGGAGGCGCTCGATCTCGGCGCCGACGATTATATTACGAAGCCTTTCGGCACTTCGGAGCTGCTCGCCCGCATCCGGACGGCCATCCGCCACAATCGGCAGGGCGAAGGCAGCCCGGATCAGGAGAAGATCAGCATCGGCCTGATGACCATTGATTACGGAAAACGCACGGTAACGGTCAATGGCAGGGAGATTCATTTTACACCGATCGAATATAAGATCATTACGCTGCTAGCAAGACACGCCGGCAAGGTGCTGACCCATGATTTTCTGATTCGGGAAATATGGGGGCCTTATACGAACGAGAATCAGACGCTGAGGGTGAATATGGCCAATATCCGCAGAAAGATTGAAGCCAATCCGGCGGAGCCGAAATACATCGTTACGGAGGTGGGCGTGGGATACCGGATGAAGGACGGCGATCATCTGTGA
- a CDS encoding sensor histidine kinase, translating to MLSYQDERPDPDELLKDMPSEQGVRTGKLKIFFGYAAGVGKTYAMLDDAREQLQRGVDVLVGYVEPHTRPETLQLLEGLPTLPPKVVEHKHICLREFDLDQALERKPELILVDELAHSNADGVRNKKRYQDIEELLQAGIDVYTTVNVQHIESLNDVVQGITKVVVRETIPDYVFDGADKVKLIDIDPDELLKRFTEGKIYRPERAAAAMDHFFTNSNLRLLREIAMRKAADRISHDNLTERRTPGKSAGIKWLVCISPSPTSAKCIRWTARTAEAFHAPWTAVYVERTDSDQGGGFPDKSVRDNMELAERLGAEVVVLNGYDVASSITEYAKLSDITNIVIGKSRTKKRFGRRFEMALEDKLLSRLPQTEIHIIPDSAGLKPYRKPKVRLPADRLYFSRADTLKAMGILAAATLCSFGLHRLDVGDRNIIMVYILSVLIISRITTGYAYGVAASVLSVLMFNFLFTYPYFSFSAVQAGYPLTFLIMLIVALTTSALTVRNRMQARVAVERERRTEVLYEINKKLLITRELEQIVKLTSSYIVKLFGRSVIFYPSDPADGMEGSLLAADGEDASLLQTSEEAAVAHWVFANQKRAGAGTDTLQGASGFYMPVISQGRVLGVIGISCFGGALLGPGQRSFLRMIASQVAMALERQRLSDEQRRILLDSEKEKMRSNLLRAISHDLRTPLTGILGASSAMLESGDTLNQEVKGQLLQHIKEDSQWLIRMVENLLSVTRIKEGSVDVSKTAEAAEEIVAEAISRIRSRFKDRNINVKVPDELLMVPMDGTLIEQVIINLVENAIKHSGENTLVEVTLMRKGNNAVLEVSDNGEGIDERELPHLFDSYAASGGRSPDSSRGMGIGLSICMSIVKAHRGKLEAENKRSGGAVFRVILPLEEEASNEWKSPDSGRRG from the coding sequence ATGTTATCTTATCAAGACGAACGCCCGGACCCCGACGAACTGTTGAAGGATATGCCTTCCGAGCAGGGCGTAAGGACCGGCAAGCTCAAAATCTTCTTCGGCTATGCCGCCGGTGTGGGCAAGACGTACGCAATGCTGGACGATGCCAGAGAGCAACTGCAGCGCGGGGTTGACGTGCTGGTCGGTTATGTCGAGCCCCATACCCGCCCGGAAACGCTGCAACTGCTTGAAGGGCTCCCGACCCTGCCCCCCAAAGTCGTGGAGCATAAGCATATCTGTCTGCGTGAGTTCGATCTGGATCAGGCGCTGGAGCGCAAGCCGGAGCTTATCCTCGTTGACGAGCTTGCGCATTCCAATGCGGACGGCGTACGGAACAAGAAGCGCTACCAGGATATTGAGGAGCTGCTTCAGGCGGGAATTGACGTATATACGACCGTTAACGTCCAGCATATCGAGAGCTTGAACGATGTGGTCCAGGGAATTACAAAGGTCGTTGTCCGGGAGACAATTCCCGACTATGTATTCGACGGCGCGGACAAGGTCAAGCTGATCGATATTGATCCGGATGAGCTGCTCAAACGCTTTACTGAGGGTAAAATTTATCGACCCGAGCGCGCTGCGGCGGCGATGGATCATTTTTTCACCAATAGTAATCTTAGACTGCTGCGTGAAATCGCGATGAGGAAGGCGGCGGACCGGATCAGCCACGATAATTTGACCGAGCGCCGGACTCCCGGGAAGTCCGCGGGCATCAAATGGCTGGTCTGCATCAGCCCGTCGCCAACCTCCGCCAAATGCATCCGGTGGACCGCCCGTACGGCTGAAGCGTTTCACGCCCCATGGACGGCGGTGTATGTGGAGCGCACGGACAGCGACCAAGGGGGCGGCTTCCCGGACAAGAGCGTCCGCGACAATATGGAGCTTGCGGAGCGGCTTGGCGCCGAAGTCGTCGTACTGAACGGATACGATGTCGCTTCCTCCATTACGGAATATGCCAAGCTGTCGGATATTACGAATATCGTCATTGGAAAGAGCCGGACCAAGAAGCGCTTTGGCCGCCGGTTTGAGATGGCTCTGGAGGATAAATTGCTGTCAAGGCTGCCTCAGACGGAAATTCATATCATTCCCGACAGCGCCGGGCTGAAGCCGTACCGAAAGCCGAAGGTCCGCTTGCCTGCCGATCGCTTGTATTTTTCCCGGGCTGACACGCTGAAGGCGATGGGCATTCTGGCCGCGGCTACCCTTTGTTCTTTCGGACTGCACAGGCTTGATGTCGGCGACCGGAATATTATCATGGTCTATATTTTATCTGTGCTGATCATCTCGCGGATAACCACGGGTTACGCCTATGGCGTGGCCGCTTCCGTGCTTAGCGTCTTAATGTTCAACTTCCTGTTCACTTATCCATACTTTTCATTTTCGGCGGTTCAGGCGGGGTATCCGTTAACCTTCTTGATTATGTTAATCGTGGCCCTGACAACCAGCGCATTGACGGTCCGCAACCGGATGCAGGCGCGCGTGGCGGTGGAGCGTGAACGGCGGACCGAGGTGCTGTACGAAATTAATAAAAAATTGCTGATCACCCGCGAGCTGGAGCAGATCGTTAAACTGACAAGCAGCTATATCGTTAAGCTGTTTGGCCGTTCCGTCATTTTTTATCCGAGCGATCCGGCGGACGGAATGGAAGGGAGCTTGCTGGCCGCGGACGGAGAGGATGCCTCCCTCCTGCAAACCTCCGAGGAAGCGGCGGTGGCGCATTGGGTATTCGCCAACCAGAAACGCGCCGGAGCGGGAACGGATACGCTGCAGGGCGCAAGTGGATTTTACATGCCGGTCATTTCCCAGGGCCGGGTGCTGGGCGTCATCGGTATTTCATGCTTCGGCGGGGCTTTGCTGGGACCCGGCCAGCGGTCATTCCTGCGGATGATCGCCTCCCAGGTGGCGATGGCGCTCGAGCGGCAGCGCCTGTCCGACGAGCAGCGCCGCATTCTGCTTGACTCCGAGAAGGAGAAAATGCGCAGCAATCTGCTGCGGGCGATCTCCCATGACCTGCGCACACCGCTGACGGGCATACTTGGGGCAAGCTCGGCGATGCTGGAGAGCGGGGATACTTTGAACCAAGAGGTCAAAGGGCAGCTTCTTCAGCATATTAAGGAAGATTCCCAGTGGCTGATCCGAATGGTGGAAAATTTGCTTTCGGTCACGCGAATCAAGGAAGGCAGCGTCGATGTCAGTAAAACGGCGGAAGCGGCGGAGGAGATTGTCGCAGAGGCGATCAGCCGAATCCGAAGCCGGTTCAAGGACCGGAACATTAACGTCAAGGTACCCGACGAGCTGCTGATGGTGCCGATGGACGGCACGCTGATCGAGCAGGTTATTATCAATCTTGTGGAGAATGCGATCAAGCATTCCGGGGAGAATACGCTGGTCGAGGTCACCTTAATGAGAAAAGGCAATAACGCGGTGCTGGAAGTGAGCGATAACGGGGAGGGCATCGACGAGCGGGAGCTGCCGCATCTGTTCGACAGCTATGCCGCATCCGGCGGCAGAAGCCCCGATTCCTCGCGGGGGATGGGAATCGGCCTGTCCATCTGCATGTCCATTGTTAAAGCCCACCGGGGTAAACTGGAGGCAGAGAATAAACGGAGCGGTGGAGCGGTGTTCCGCGTGATTCTGCCGCTGGAGGAGGAGGCATCCAATGAATGGAAAAGTCCTGATTCTGGTCGTCGAGGATGA
- the kdpC gene encoding K(+)-transporting ATPase subunit C, which produces MKRSFKILRPALLSFIVMTVLCGIIYPGVITALSQSLMPSQADGSLITVKLKDGASRMAGSALIGQPFTEARYLIGRPIGVSNLSPTSSEQLGKVQERAAWWSSLDPANKQDIPAELVTASGSGVDPNLSPAAAKYQAARIARARGIPVKTVNEMIDKYTTDRFLGVFGEPAVNVLKVNLALDGLL; this is translated from the coding sequence ATGAAACGCAGCTTCAAAATATTACGTCCCGCCCTGTTAAGCTTCATTGTCATGACCGTGCTATGCGGTATAATTTATCCTGGAGTCATTACGGCCTTGTCCCAGTCGCTCATGCCAAGCCAGGCGGACGGCAGTCTGATCACGGTAAAATTAAAAGACGGCGCCTCCCGTATGGCGGGCTCGGCGCTCATCGGCCAGCCATTCACGGAAGCCCGGTATCTGATCGGCAGACCGATAGGCGTAAGCAATCTGTCGCCGACCAGCAGCGAGCAACTGGGTAAGGTTCAGGAGAGAGCGGCCTGGTGGAGCAGTCTCGACCCGGCGAATAAGCAGGACATTCCCGCCGAGCTTGTGACCGCGTCCGGCAGCGGCGTCGATCCCAACCTGTCGCCGGCGGCCGCCAAATATCAGGCCGCCCGCATCGCCCGGGCAAGAGGTATCCCCGTGAAGACGGTAAACGAAATGATCGACAAGTATACAACGGACCGCTTTCTCGGCGTCTTTGGCGAACCGGCGGTAAATGTGCTGAAGGTTAATCTGGCGCTGGACGGCCTGCTCTGA